In Rhinoraja longicauda isolate Sanriku21f chromosome 38, sRhiLon1.1, whole genome shotgun sequence, the following are encoded in one genomic region:
- the LOC144610932 gene encoding GRAM domain-containing protein 2A-like isoform X2 gives MDPLQNDRSPSPNLDAIETSLEEDSFESRLRVRDVKSTDSLNSDDIKKFHRGSTIKKYNSQYHKLFKDIPEQETLRKGVSLMLFYSCALQKDILIQGRLYISSNWVCFHANFFGKDIKVMASITSVVLVKKHRTGGLLPNGLVIRTSANEKHIFVSFISRDSVYDVLKQVCSHLQDNSKKSLSVGLGVDTLDSLPSEGCRLHLDWKRKLSNGSSSSQPETEQQSLLGNSTSSLSTPEVESSSCSSQTFRERLVKKEKILELDSVEGISKVEYRILRILIIIVIILLVSSIYMTFRVFSLEQQLGLLDAASQSHTHKR, from the exons agatgtGAAGTCGACTGACTCGCTGAACTCCGACGACATCAAGAAGTTTCACCGCGGATCT acAATTAAAAAGTACAACTCTCAGTATCACAAACTCTTCAAGGATATCCCTGAGCAGGAGACGTTGAGGAAAGGTGTGTCTCTCATGTTGT TCTACTCCTGTGCTCTCCAGAAAGACATCTTAATCCAGGGTCGTCTGTACATCTCCAGCAACTGGGTGTGCTTCCATGCTAACTTCTTCGGAAAAGACATTAAG GTCATGGCATCAATTACGTCAGTCGTGTTGGTCAAGAAGCATCGGACAGGCGGGCTGCTGCCGAATGGACTTGTGATCAGGACAAGCGCAAATGAGAAG CACATCTTCGTCTCCTTCATCTCGAGGGACAGTGTCTACGATGTGTTGAAGCAGGTCTGCTCACATTTACAG GATAACAGTAAGAAAAGCCTGAGTGTGGGCCTGGGTGTAGACACATTGGATTCCCTTCCCTCG GAAGGCTGTAGGTTACATTTGGACTGGAAAAGGAAACTATCTAACGGCTCCTCATCCTCACAGCCCGAAACAGAACAACAGTCCCTGTTGGGAAACTCCACCAGCAGCCTGAGTACCCCAGAGGTAGAGAGCTCCAGTTGCAGCAGCCAGACTTTCAGAG AAAGACTGGTGAAGAAAGAAAAAATACTTGAATTAGATTCAGTCGAAGGCATCAGCAAAGTGGAATACCGAATCCTCAGGATATTAATTATTAT AGTCATTATCCTTTTGGTATCCTCTATTTACATGACGTTCCGAGTTTTCTCCCTGGAGCAGCAACTGGGACTCCTGGACGCAGCCTCTCAGTCACACACCCACAAGAG GTAA